The Prunus persica cultivar Lovell chromosome G7, Prunus_persica_NCBIv2, whole genome shotgun sequence genome has a segment encoding these proteins:
- the LOC109950407 gene encoding uncharacterized protein LOC109950407 yields MASSPSIKIEGLLGMVTIRLGDDNFLKWSFQIESLLQGYDLFGHFDGSLVPPPKFAILNEIGVTSEVTAAYRDWLRTDKSLLSFLIATLSDEALEYVIGSKIAREAWLQLSDRYATVSRARINHLKTELQTAQKGAASIERFLLRLKHIRDKLSSAGVPISDDDFMITVLNGLPSEYDMIKTVLIARDSVISPKDFRAQLLAAEQTEDARIHTHHALYMSSTSSPGQVLQHPYSSSTGMGLLPTPSVAYMGSQDASGFHNRVSGSQSFSGNGRGFSSGNGRGFASGRGRFSHTRHPSSDFHGRFSGGSASKFSVVPECQICGKRGHTAVNCYHRHGDDSSKLSRSIIACQICGKRGHGALDCFHRSNYVYQGQAPPSTISAMAAHSSYMPTHGYAPMPTPSRQEMADHVWIADSGASHHMVADVSTLHDVTPCESIDQVTVGNGEGLNITNIGTTALSYASTSLKMPSVFHVPKLSANLLSVNQLCKDNHCIISFDSTGFCIQDKTTKAILLKGSSHNGLYPIPCKVMSARFSSSSPTAYLGQRVGSTTWHQRLGHPTNEVVKLMLKDSNMVVSEDAQFDLCPSCLQGKMRRLPFSSIHVKTEIPFSKIHSDVWGPSHFKSIHGFRYFVLFLDECTSFVWIYPLFNKSEVFSKFLKFFALIQTQFNAKIHHFQSDSGGEYISKPFTDFLANHGILHQFTCPYTPQQNGMAERKNRHVVETALTLLTAANMPGQFWYYSLAHAVYLINRMPSQALKHQAPYFRLYGKQPELQFLRIFGTAVYPYLRPYNVHKFQPRTTQCFKYAKELLHKAGMNSCRACSTPCKPHTQVLRDFGEVLPDPTLFRSIVGALQYLTFTRPDLAYSVNSVCQYMNQPTDLHWHLVKRILRYVQSTLAFGLSFTAGDMNLSAYSDADWAGDINTRRSTTGFVIFLGSNPISWQSKKQGSVSRSSTEAEYRALANTTAD; encoded by the exons ATGGCGTCGTCTCCGTCCATCAAGATTGAAGGTCTCTTGGGTATGGTTACTATTCGTCTTGGTGATGATAATTTTCTTAAGTGGAGTTTTCAGATTGAATCTCTGCTCCAAGGCTATGATCTCTTTGGCCATTTTGATGGCTCGCTTGTGCCTCCCCCCAAATTTGCGATTCTTAATGAAATTGGTGTTACTTCTGAGGTCACGGCTGCTTATAGGGATTGGTTGCGTACTGACAAGTCTCTCTTGAGTTTTCTGATTGCCACTCTCTCTGATGAGGCATTGGAATATGTCATTGGCAGCAAGATTGCTCGCGAGGCATGGCTTCAACTTTCTGACCGCTATGCTACTGTATCACGGGCTCGAATTAATCATCTCAAGACTGAGCTGCAGACTGCTCAGAAAGGTGCCGCCTCCATTGAGCGGTTTCTTCTTCGCCTTAAACACATTCGTGATAAGTTATCTTCTGCTGGGGTGCCAATTTCAGATGATGATTTTATGATCACCGTCTTAAATGGGTTGCCTTCGGAGTATGACATGATCAAGACAGTTCTCATTGCTCGTGACTCGGTGATCTCCCCAAAAGATTTTCGTGCTCAATTGCTTGCTGCGGAACAGACTGAGGATGCTCGGATTCACACTCACCATGCTCTGTATATGTCTTCTACCTCTTCTCCCGGTCAGGTGTTGCAGCATCcttattcttcttctactgGTATGGGTTTACTTCCCACTCCTTCTGTTGCCTATATGGGTTCTCAAGATGCTTCTGGTTTTCATAATAGAGTCTCTGGTTCTCAATCCTTCTCTGGCAATGGTCGAGGTTTTTCCTCTGGTAATGGTAGAGGTTTTGCCTCTGGACGTGGTCGTTTTTCACATACTCGGCATCCAAGTTCCGATTTTCATGGCAGGTTTTCTGGTGGTTCAGCTTCTAAATTCTCTGTTGTTCCGGAATGCCAGATTTGTGGCAAACGTGGCCACACTGCTGTGAATTGTTATCATCGTCATGGTGATGACAGTTCTAAACTTTCTAGGTCAATCATTGCTTGTCAAATTTGTGGTAAGAGGGGTCATGGTGCTTTGGATTGCTTCCATCGCTCAAATTATGTCTATCAAGGTCAAGCTCCTCCATCCACTATCTCTGCTATGGCAGCTCACAGTTCTTATATGCCTACACATGGTTATGCTCCAATGCCAACTCCTTCGAGACAAGAGATGGCAGACCATGTTTGGATTGCAGACAGTGGAGCTTCCCATCATATGGTTGCTGATGTGTCTACTCTGCATGATGTTACCCCCTGTGAGTCCATTGATCAAGTGACTGTGGGGAATGGGGAAGGTTTGAATATAACAAATATTGGCACTACTGCTTTGTCTTATGCTTCTACTTCTCTTAAAATGCCTTCTGTTTTTCATGTTCCAAAGCTCTCTGCCAATCTTTTATCTGTGAATCAGTTATGCAAAGATAATCATTGTATCATAAGCTTTGATTCTACTGGTTTCTGTATACAGGACAAGACAACAAAGGCAATTCTTCTAAAGGGCTCTAGCCATAATGGCTTATATCCTATACCATGTAAAGTTATGTCAGCCCGGTTCTCGTCTTCCAGTCCAACAGCTTATCTTGGTCAGCGTGTGGGTTCTACTACATGGCATCAAAGATTGGGTCATCCAACAAATGAGGTGGTTAAGCTTATGCTTAAAGATTCCAACATGGTTGTTTCAGAAGATGCACAATTTGATTTGTGTCCTTCATGTCTTCAAGGAAAGATGCGCAGGCTGCCTTTTTCAAGTATTCATGTTAAGACAGAAATTCCTTTTTCTAAGATACATAGTGATGTCTGGGGCCCTTCACATTTTAAGTCCATTCATGGCTTTCGATATTTTGTACTCTTCTTAGATGAGTGTACTAGCTTTGTATGGATATATCCCCTTTTTAATAAATCTGAGGTGTTCtccaaatttctcaaattcttTGCTTTGATTCAGACTCAGTTTAATGctaaaattcatcattttcagaGTGATAGTGGTGGCGAGTATATTAGCAAACCATTTACTGACTTTCTTGCCAATCATGGTATTTTGCATCAGTTTACATGTCCATACACCCCACAGCAAAATGGTATGGCTGAGAGGAAAAACAGACATGTTGTGGAGACTGCTCTAACTCTTCTGACTGCTGCTAATATGCCTGGACAGTTCTGGTATTATTCTCTTGCACATGCTgtctacttaataaatagaatgCCAAGTCAAGCCTTAAAGCATCAGGCTCCTTATTTTCGATTGTACGGCAAGCAACCAGAGTTACAATTTTTGAGAATATTTGGCACTGCTGTATATCCATATCTCAGACCTTATAATGTGCATAAGTTTCAACCTCGAACCACTCAATGT TTCAAATATGCTAAAGAGTTGCTTCACAAAGCTGGGATGAACTCTTGTCGAGCCTGCTCAACTCCATGTAAACCGCATACGCAGGTGTTAAGAGATTTTGGTGAAGTATTACCTGATCCAACATTGTTTAGGAGCATTGTAGGGGCTCTCCAATATTTGACTTTTACTAGACCAGATCTTGCTTATTCTGTCAACTCAGTGTGCCAATACATGAATCAACCTACTGATCTTCATTGGCATTTGGTGAAAAGGATACTCAGATATGTGCAAAGTACTCTAGCATTTGGCCTGAGTTTTACAGCTGGTGATATGAATCTCTCTGCATATAGTGATGCCGACTGGGCAGGGGACATCAATACTCGCAGGTCTACAACAGGTTTTGTGATATTTTTGGGCAGCAATCCTATATCTTGGCAATCAAAGAAACAAGGCTCTGTTTCCAGAAGTTCTACAGAGGCAGAGTACAGGGCTCTAGCCAATACTACTGCTGATTAG